TAAAGCTGTCTTTCTTGCTCTATCACCATTATACATCCCTCTTATTTGGGGAACACCAATATGAGATTCATCTATATAAACAATAAAATCTTTAGGAAAATAATCCATTAATGTATCTGGTTTGTCTCCAGGGTTTTTATGTGTTAAGTATCTTGAATAATTTTCAATTCCTTTACAGTAACCAACTTCTCTTATCATTTCTAGATCATAGTCTGTTCTTTGCTTTAATCTTTGAGCTTCTAAAAGTTTTCCTTTTTCTTCAAACTCTTTTACTTCTTTTTTTAAATCTTTTCTTATCTCCTCTATAATTCTTTCTTGTTCCCCCTCTTCTGTTACATAATGAGTAGCAGGAGAAATTGCAACTCTTTCTAAATTTCTTTTTATCTTTTGACCTGTCAATGTATTTATTTCAGAAATCTCCTCAATTTCATCTCCCCAAAACTCTATTCTATAACCATTTTCCATATAAGATGGATATATATCTACTACATCTCCTTTTACCCTAAACTTACCTCTTTCAAAAGCGATATCATTTCTTTCATATCGTAGTTCTATCAACTTTGATATCAACTTTTTTCTACTATAACCTGTTTTTTTATCAATTGCTATAGTTAAATTTTTATAAGTCTCTGGTGATCCAAGTCCATAAATTGCAGATACCGAAGCTACGATTATAACATCTTTTCTATTTATTAAAGCAGCCGTTGCCGCATTTCTAAATTTATCTATTTCATCATTTATAGACGAATCTTTCTCTATGTAAGTATCTGTTGTTGCTATATAGGCTTCTGGTTGATAGTAATCATAATATGAAACAAAATATTCTACTGCATTTTCTGGAAAAAAACTTCTATACTCTGCAAATAACTGTGCTGCCAATGTTTTATTCGGAGCTAATATCAATGCTGGTCTACCACTTTCTTTTATTATATTAGCTATTGTAAATGTCTTTCCTGAACCAGTTACCCCTAGTAATGTTTGATCTTTTACACCTTCATCTAATCCTTTAATTAATTTTTTAATTGCTTCTGGTTGATCTCCTGTTGGACTATATTTTGAATTTAATTTAAACATCTTTGTGACACCTCCATTAAAATAGGGAGAGGTAACTCCTCTCCCTTAAAGTATCTCTAGTTATCGTTTAAAAAAATTGGAGTTTCAATTTTTAATATGTTTTTTCTCCCTTTGCTAGCTTCAATTAAAACAATACTTGAATCTTTATCTTTTGAATAATGAACAAATTTAACTCTTTTAACTGAAAATCCATTTTTTATAAGCTCTTCTGAAATTTCTAAAAATCTATAGCTTTTATGTACCATGAAAAGCTCACCTCTTGGTTTTAGTAACCTTTTAGCGTTTGCTATAAACTCTTTCAAGTTAAGCTTTATTTCATGTCTTGCTATACTTTTTATATCTTTGTCATTAATTTCTTTTCCATCCAAAACCATATATGGTGGATTTGAAATTATATAATCATATGTATTTCCTTCTTGGATATTTTTTATATCCATATTAACAACTTCTATTCTATCCTCTAATCCATTTCTTTTAACATTTCTAATTGCTAAATCTGCAATCTCTTTTTGAATCTCTACCGCTTTTATTTTAGATATTTTATCTTTAGCACATAACAATATTGGAATTATACCATTCCCTGTTCCAATTTCTAATATTTTAGAATTTTTCTTTCCATTGAAAAAATTAGCTAATAAAACCGCATCAGTTCCAAATCTAAATCCTTCTTTTTTTTGAATTAAAGTGTACCCTTCACAAATATTAGCTATATCTTCATTTTCAAAAATCATTTTCTTTTATTACTCCTTTTCTAAAACCTTATGCTGCAGCTCTTCTGTTGATAAAACATTCTGTAATTTTTTTGCTTCTTTTTTATTAAATTTTATCTCATCAATAAGAACCTTCATAATTCCTTTTCCTTCAACATCTACATATAAAAATCCATTTAATGGACTTATACTTGTTACTTTTCCCTCTCCTTTTTGAGTTTTAACAAACTGATTTACAGCAGGATAAACTCTTAAAGCCTCTTCATATTGCTTATATTCATAATTTATACAGCAAAGTAACCTTCCACATACACCTGATATTTTAGTAGGATTTATTACTAGCCCCTGATCTCTAGCCATTTTTATTGATACTGAATCAAATTTATTTATAAATGTTCTACAACATAACTCTTTTCCACACACACCAATATTTCCAAGTATTCTTGCTTCATCTCTAACACCAATCTGTCTTAACTCTATTCTTAGTTTAAATATATTTGCAAGATCTTTTACTAAATCTCTAAAGTCAATTCTTCCCTCTGCTGTGAAATAAAATATTAACTTTGTTTTGTCAAATGTATATTCTGTCTCTATTAATTTCATAGGTAACTTATGATGATTAATTCTTTCTTTACAAACTTTAAACGCTTCTCTAGCTTCTTGACGAAGAACTTCATACTTTTGAATCTCTTCTTCACTAGCTTTTTTTATTACAGGTTTAAGTGGTAATACTAACACTCTTTCAGGAAGTTGCATTGGCCCACCATAAACAACACCAATCTCCTTACCTCTAATAGTATCTACTATTACTTTATCTCCTTTTTTATACTCTACTTCATCTACTATTTCAAAGCTATATCTTTTTTTTGTTGTTTCAAACATTACTCCTAATATATTATATAACTTATTAGGATTTGATACTACTTCCTCTTGAGTTTCCTCTTTTATATTCTCATTCTCTTTTATTGCTTTTTCATCTATATTTTTATCTATATCTAAATTTCCTTGTGTCATCTGTCCTCCCGCGAAAATCTTAACATTCTATAATATAAAGTATATCATATTTTTTATCTTTTAAGAATTTATTTTATATAATTTAATTGTTCTCTAACGACCTCTTCTAAATAATCTAAGGACTGAAAATTTAGCTCTAAATTTATGTATTTTAAATTGGGTAAGTCATTTAATATTAATTTTAAATTCCCTCTATAAATCTTATGTGGATCAAGATTTTTCATGTGTTCCCATTCAATTTTAAATTTTCCATTTCTATCTTCACTTGACCATTCTTTTATTTCGTTAGAAAAATCTTTTTCAAAATAATTTTTAAACTCTATTCCATTTATATGAACACCATATATAAATTTATTTAGTTCTTTTAATTCTTTTATTTTATTCAAAATATATTGATCTGCTTCTTGAAAACTCTTTATATTTTTTTCTGTGCATATTATATGAGATAAGTCTAATAA
This genomic window from Cetobacterium somerae ATCC BAA-474 contains:
- a CDS encoding tRNA1(Val) (adenine(37)-N6)-methyltransferase, coding for MIFENEDIANICEGYTLIQKKEGFRFGTDAVLLANFFNGKKNSKILEIGTGNGIIPILLCAKDKISKIKAVEIQKEIADLAIRNVKRNGLEDRIEVVNMDIKNIQEGNTYDYIISNPPYMVLDGKEINDKDIKSIARHEIKLNLKEFIANAKRLLKPRGELFMVHKSYRFLEISEELIKNGFSVKRVKFVHYSKDKDSSIVLIEASKGRKNILKIETPIFLNDN
- a CDS encoding PSP1 domain-containing protein; amino-acid sequence: MTQGNLDIDKNIDEKAIKENENIKEETQEEVVSNPNKLYNILGVMFETTKKRYSFEIVDEVEYKKGDKVIVDTIRGKEIGVVYGGPMQLPERVLVLPLKPVIKKASEEEIQKYEVLRQEAREAFKVCKERINHHKLPMKLIETEYTFDKTKLIFYFTAEGRIDFRDLVKDLANIFKLRIELRQIGVRDEARILGNIGVCGKELCCRTFINKFDSVSIKMARDQGLVINPTKISGVCGRLLCCINYEYKQYEEALRVYPAVNQFVKTQKGEGKVTSISPLNGFLYVDVEGKGIMKVLIDEIKFNKKEAKKLQNVLSTEELQHKVLEKE
- the uvrB gene encoding excinuclease ABC subunit UvrB; its protein translation is MFKLNSKYSPTGDQPEAIKKLIKGLDEGVKDQTLLGVTGSGKTFTIANIIKESGRPALILAPNKTLAAQLFAEYRSFFPENAVEYFVSYYDYYQPEAYIATTDTYIEKDSSINDEIDKFRNAATAALINRKDVIIVASVSAIYGLGSPETYKNLTIAIDKKTGYSRKKLISKLIELRYERNDIAFERGKFRVKGDVVDIYPSYMENGYRIEFWGDEIEEISEINTLTGQKIKRNLERVAISPATHYVTEEGEQERIIEEIRKDLKKEVKEFEEKGKLLEAQRLKQRTDYDLEMIREVGYCKGIENYSRYLTHKNPGDKPDTLMDYFPKDFIVYIDESHIGVPQIRGMYNGDRARKTALVENGFRLKSALDNRPLTFEEFRENCGQTIFVSATPGDFEIEKSNGHIAEQLIRPTGILDPIIEVRETKNQVDDLLDEIRKNALKKERVLITTLTKKMAEELTEYYITLGVKVKYMHSDIDTLERIEIIRGLRKGEFDVLIGINLLREGLDIPEVSLVAILEADKEGFLRSKRSLVQTIGRAARNVDGRVILYGDVMTDSMKYAIEETKRRRRKQGEYNLLNNIEPKTIFREVSESLFNWEAEEEKIVETKHFTSKEDIEKEIKKLVKEIKVLSEELNFEKAIEKRDEMNKLKLMLLEM